In Naumovozyma dairenensis CBS 421 chromosome 2, complete genome, the following are encoded in one genomic region:
- the OSM1 gene encoding fumarate reductase (similar to Saccharomyces cerevisiae YEL047C and OSM1 (YJR051W); ancestral locus Anc_1.490) has protein sequence MLSRTIKRVFVYLAIIALILTIRNTTQNMSSKKLITSPVVIIGSGLAGLTTGNQLVTKHKIPIILLDKASSIGGNSIKASSGINGALTNTQEKFHINDSPAAFYRDTLKSAKGKGVPDLMNKLSRDSKSAISWLQNGFDLKLDLLAQLGGHSFPRTHRSSGKKPPGFEIVSTLSEKLKDIQKQNPKLVQIKLDSKVIGVNVDTKGQVSNVEYTDSDGSVQKIETSNVVFASGGFGFSKEMLQEYAPHLINLPTTNGQQTTGDGQKILQKLGADLIDMNQIQVHPTGFIDPNDRSSNWKFLAAEALRGLGGILINPLNGKRFVNELETRDNVTRAIQTYCPQDENKALLIMSEKVYENYKPNMDFYMFKNLIRKMSVSQCLKEFKLPISEIDFIDDLKLYSSTEAADPFERQSVINTFGSNINHETMIYVGEITPVVHFTMGGARINEKSQVVNKRGEVLAHGLYAAGEVSGGVHGANRLGGSSLLECVVFGRTAADNIASSYKK, from the coding sequence ATGTTGTCAAGAACCATAAAAAGAGTGTTCGTCTATCTGGCAATAATTGCATTGATACTAACAATAAGGAACACTACTCAAAACATGTCATCTAAAAAACTTATTACATCACCAGTGGTAATCATTGGTTCTGGTCTAGCAGGATTAACCACTGGGAACCAATTAGTTACAAAACATAAGATCCCAATTATCTTACTTGATAAAGCATCATCAATTGGTGGCAATTCCATCAAGGCATCAAGTGGTATAAATGGTGCTCTTACAAACACACAAGAGAAATTTCATATAAATGATTCACCAGCTGCATTCTACAGGGATACACTCAAATCAGCAAAGGGTAAGGGAGTTCCtgatttaatgaataaGTTGTCAAGAGATTCAAAATCAGCCATATCTTGGCTTCAAAATGGGTTCGATTTGAAACTAGATCTTTTAGCACAATTAGGAGGACATTCCTTTCCTAGAACACATAGATCATCAGGTAAGAAACCTCCTGGATTTGAAATCGTTTCCACTTTGtctgaaaaattgaaagatattcaaaagCAAAATCCAAAATTAGTACAAATTAAATTAGATAGCAAAGTGATAGGAGTCAATGTCGATACAAAGGGCCAAGTTTCAAACGTAGAATATACTGATTCAGATGGCAGTgttcaaaaaattgaaacttcAAATGTGGTTTTCGCATCTGGAGGATTCGGTTTCTCAAAGGAAATGTTACAAGAATATGCTCCGcatttaattaatttaccAACCACCAATGGGCAACAAACGACAGGTGATGGTCAAAAgattcttcaaaaattaggtgctgatttaattgatatgaatcaaattcaagTCCATCCTACGGGGTTTATTGATCCTAATGATAGATCAAGTAATTGGAAGTTCTTAGCTGCAGAAGCTTTAAGAGGTTTAGGTGGTATTTTAATTAATCCATTAAATGGGAAACGCTTtgttaatgaattggaaacaAGAGATAATGTTACAAGGGCTATTCAAACGTACTGTCCacaagatgaaaataaagcTTTGTTGATTATGAGTGAGAAAGTGTATGAAAATTATAAGCCAAATATGGATTTTTATATGTTTAAGAATTTAATTAGGAAAATGTCCGTTAGCCAATGTCTCAAAGAATTTAAGCTTCCAATTTCtgaaattgatttcattgatGATTTGAAGCTATATTCATCTACTGAAGCAGCGGATCCATTTGAAAGACAATCAGTAATTAACACCTTTGGTTCTAATATCAATCATGAAACAATGATCTATGTGGGAGAAATTACACCTGTTGTACATTTTACAATGGGTGGAGCTAGAATAAATGAGAAATCTCAAGTTGTCAATAAGAGAGGAGAAGTATTAGCACATGGATTATACGCTGCAGGTGAGGTTTCAGGTGGAGTACATGGGGCCAATAGATTAGGTGGTTCCAGTTTGTTGGAATGTGTCGTCTTTGGAAGAACTGCAGCTGACAATATTGCTTCATcatacaaaaaataa
- the NDAI0B01150 gene encoding uncharacterized protein (Ty-like retrotransposon) produces MSIYKNITVHNPVTLCPIVQTANPKIGSTLTKTLNCNGEPCKVLFDTGSPTSLIRTDVDQKLKLKLAAAPPFEFRGMVSAEKAATKEAAKVNIAAGNTAIKLAAYVTDAMPHDIIVGNPVIDEYKDVIYNLRSDTDLGSLTCPDYELNAINMTDINDMTDITESTENKNDIVFATNITASEKENDGFANLPVGLQEKYKITVRNDLPPKTSNKNTIVEHEIEIKEDSRLPRFQPYHTTPKLEKEITLIVDDLL; encoded by the coding sequence ATGTCCATCTACAAAAATATTACGGTCCACAATCCCGTTACATTGTGTCCAATAGTCCAAACTGCTAATCCAAAAATAGGTTCCACACTCACCAAAACACTAAATTGTAATGGAGAACCCTGCAAGGTACTGTTCGATACCGGGTCTCCGACGTCATTGATAAGAACTGACGTTGACCAAAAATTAAAGTTAAAATTAGCCGCTGCACCACCCTTTGAATTCAGAGGAATGGTGTCTGCTGAAAAGGCCGCTACGAAGGAAGCCGCAAAGGTAAATATAGCCGCAGGAAACACCGCTATAAAATTGGCTGCTTATGTCACAGATGCAATGCCTCATGATATTATCGTTGGTAATCCAGTCATCGATGAATACAAAGACGTGATCTATAATCTCCGCTCCGATACAGATTTAGGGTCACTAACATGTCCCGACTATGAACTTAATGCTATAAATATGACTGATATAAACGATATGACAGACATTACAGAGAGtacagaaaataaaaatgatattgtGTTCGCTACAAATATTACCGCTTccgaaaaagaaaatgatggGTTCGCCAACTTACCCGTCGGtttacaagaaaaatacaaGATTACTGTACGCAATGATTTGCCGCCAAAGACTTCCAACAAAAACACTATCGTTGAACATGAAATcgaaattaaagaagacaGTCGATTACCTCGCTTCCAACCATACCATACAACACCCAAGTtagagaaagaaataacACTAATTGTAGACGATTTACTCTAG
- the NDAI0B01140 gene encoding uncharacterized protein (Ty-like retrotransposon), with protein MRTLLPPNYFSDEAYLNKYIGGLKPELRKDLRLHNPMSLFDATEIAMRSTALTTSAPGTKPWAIDFSTPASVANNNAGSDPMEIDFVRTSHPKRSFNKRGRNFNANKKGDQSNNWRNKFREVCLANGFCLNCGKPGHTKAQCKEASNPQY; from the coding sequence ATGAGAACTTTGTTACCACCTAATTACTTTAGCGACGAAGCGTATTTGAACAAATACATTGGTGGACTAAAGCCTGAATTGAGAAAGGATCTGCGTTTGCATAATCCGATGTCACTGTTCGATGCAACCGAAATTGCCATGAGAAGTACTGCACTTACTACGTCTGCTCCGGGTACTAAACCTTGGGCCATTGATTTCAGTACTCCAGCATCAGTTGCTAACAATAATGCAGGTTCTGACCCCATGGAAATCGACTTTGTAAGAACCTCCCATCCAAAGAGGTCATTCAATAAACGAGGCCGTAACTTTAATGCCAACAAAAAAGGTGACCAAAGTAACAACTGGAGAAATAAGTTCAGAGAAGTTTGCTTAGCCAATGGGTTCTGTTTAAATTGCGGTAAGCCTGGTCACACAAAAGCTCAATGCAAGGAGGCGAGCAATCCtcaatattaa
- the GLY1 gene encoding threonine aldolase GLY1 (similar to Saccharomyces cerevisiae GLY1 (YEL046C); ancestral locus Anc_1.489) encodes MVEAELPPQYTTASNDLRSDTFTTPTKEMIAAAMNASIGDAVYGEDVDTVKLEQHVAKLAGKEAGIFCVSGTLSNQIALRTHLYQPPYSILCDYRAHVYTHEAAGLAILSQAMVVPVIPSNGDYMTLEDIKSHYIPDDGDIHGAPTKVISLENTLHGIVYPLEELVRIKAWSMENGLKLHCDGARIWNAAAETGVPLKQFGEIFDSISICLSKSMGAPMGSILVGNTKFIKKCNHFRKQQGGGVRQSGMMARMALCNVDDDWKSKLLYSHKLAHSLADFCEKNGIPLESPADTNFVFIDLRKARMDPDVLVKKGLKYNVKLMGGRVSFHYQVTEQTLEKVKLAILETFEYAKQHPFDQNGPTQIYRSESTEIDIEGNAIKEIKTYKY; translated from the coding sequence atggttgAAGCTGAACTACCACCACAATATACCACTGCATCTAATGATTTAAGATCAGACACATTCACTACTCCAACAAAGGAAATGATTGCTGCCGCCATGAACGCTTCCATTGGTGATGCAGTTTACGGTGAAGATGTTGACACTGTCAAACTAGAACAACATGTTGCCAAATTAGCAGGTAAGGAAGCCGGTATATTTTGTGTTTCTGGTACTTTATCTAACCAAATCGCATTAAGAACTCATCTTTATCAACCACCATATTCCATCCTTTGTGATTACAGAGCTCACGTTTACACCCATGAAGCAGCCGGTCTTGCCATCTTATCTCAAGCTATGGTCGTCCCTGTCATCCCATCAAACGGTGATTATATGACTTTAGAAGATATTAAATCACATTATATCCCTGATGATGGTGATATCCATGGTGCACCAACTAAAGTTATCTCTTTAGAAAACACTTTACATGGGATAGTCTACCCATTGGAAGAATTAGTCCGTATTAAAGCTTGGTCTATGGAAAATGGTCTTAAATTACATTGTGATGGTGCAAGAATTTGGAACGCTGCCGCAGAAACTGGTGTCCCATTAAAACAATTCGGTGAAATCTTTGATTCCATCTCCATCTGTTTATCTAAATCTATGGGTGCTCCAATGGGGTCCATCCTTGTTGGTAATActaaattcattaagaaATGTAATCATTTCAGAAAACAACAAGGTGGTGGTGTTAGGCAATCTGGTATGATGGCTAGAATGGCTCTTTGTAATGTTGATGACGATTGGAAatctaaattattatattctcaTAAATTAGCACATAGTTTGGCTGATTTCtgtgaaaaaaatggtatCCCATTAGAATCTCCAGCTGACACGAATTTCGTCTTCATCGATTTAAGAAAGGCAAGAATGGATCCAGACGTATTGGTTAAGAAAGGTTTAAAATATAACGTTAAACTAATGGGTGGTAGAGTCTCTTTCCATTATCAAGTTACAGAACAAACTTTAGAAAAAGTTAAACTAGCTATCTTGGAAACTTTCGAATACGCTAAACAACACCCATTCGATCAAAATGGACCAACTCAAATTTACCGTAGTGAATCTACTGAAATTGATATCGAAGGTAATGCGATCAAAGAGATTAAGACTTACAAATATTAA
- the NDAI0B01160 gene encoding uncharacterized protein (Ty-like retrotransposon): MTVIDANFMYDANDGLDKFTFTGPTVLKGNAPATFSGLQDIMTLPTFLTTMKLQFITRSITTDSDKIAFFGRNLSGPAVNWFLHWFENAAPATTYETFLDCFRDHFFKRLDPNKIINEMNSISQAQLGVEQYNARFSQLWALMPPHVWTEQGAILAYLRGLSGDTARLVMLAHPKTLNEALEYAYETTAIGERFINGQHTNYVDADGDITMAPVLSPTYGHSVSAVYPRGNSFPNRNRSNGRYNNNYDKTHTRPRTTANYPKPNNSNPRYQHSGEISRNECIQRHLCFRCKRGGHSARECRAPQASNP; encoded by the coding sequence ATGACTGTTATCGACGCTAATTTTATGTACGATGCCAATGACGGCCTTGATAAGTTCACTTTCACTGGCCCCACTGTTTTGAAGGGTAATGCCCCCGCCACCTTTTCTGGTCTCCAGGATATTATGACATTACCTACTTTTCTCACTACTATGAAACTACAGTTCATTACTCGTAGTATCACTACTGATTCTGACAAGATTGCCTTCTTCGGACGCAATCTTTCTGGCCCTGCTGTTAATTGGTTCCTACACTGGTTCGAAAATGCCGCCCCTGCCACAACTTATGAGACCTTCCTCGACTGTTTCCGTGATCATTTCTTCAAACGCCTGGACCCtaacaaaattatcaatgaGATGAACTCGATCTCTCAGGCCCAACTTGGTGTTGAACAATATAACGCTAGGTTCAGTCAATTATGGGCTTTAATGCCTCCACACGTTTGGACGGAACAAGGTGCTATCTTAGCATACTTACGTGGTTTATCTGGTGATACGGCTCGTCTGGTTATGCTCGCTCACCCAAAAACCCTCAATGAAGCCTTAGAATATGCGTATGAAACTACTGCAATTGGTGAACGTTTCATTAACGGCCAACACACTAATTACGTTGATGCTGATGGTGACATTACGATGGCACCTGTTCTTTCTCCTACTTACGGTCATTCGGTCTCCGCTGTTTACCCTCGAGGTAACTCTTTCCCCAACAGGAATAGAAGCAACGGTCGCTATAACAACAACTACGACAAAACACACACCAGACCTCGCACTACTGCTAACTACCCAAAGCCTAACAACTCTAATCCAAGATATCAACATTCTGGTGAAATCTCGAGAAACGAATGCATTCAGAGACACTTATGTTTCAGATGCAAGAGAGGTGGTCACTCGGCTAGAGAGTGTCGTGCCCCTCAGGCGAGCAATCCCTAA
- the BFA1 gene encoding Bfa1p (similar to Saccharomyces cerevisiae BFA1 (YJR053W); ancestral locus Anc_1.494) — protein sequence MSIEQHYSQDFAESSFEDMDTSFSHLQPRRQRRRQLPSSYCQEQNIPTPQSLVSSDGSTFSRITYDKSQSLDNYTPDLDTNQEMTAEDEEFFSDFQEFRNNKDNFDLAIRNHFRLPLKPTYKEPTLENDFTKKLKIGPTAKVLRQPRSMFELKSQLKDRLLTPTNTTLGPSSNNRNTGKTAAMSYGNIKGPERGYSNLKVKKSMPSLSSYSPIVQNVDDHTFTLNDRQFDEVTDTNNFHTETTEIYNDSDFMDIEAEIIKPQFLNKEHISPLNLNESAHILEGTKPFSNSHRREEHNDTNRPTLMRADSKIRNNKEQRSKIETIKQQIDSNALMSKERSSYNPYTKKWDGGNKPLRKFQSMGTLNENSSPFESEIPRYTAKDIRYPSNNIRSITVNPKIVGKMAFDEKNLRWVSLNENEIDPFAELKDILPSIDKEKRDPYISSKSQGQLDRRHSNIQRFSRASSEPIRLNGNGRTHESTKRNDNNTKSADIFELNSKLLESFYHHENRWTKKVGRWFTMKNNRTEWDTLATFEDESVISNENNRNYLYEIRDMVINSSKTRP from the coding sequence ATGTCTATAGAACAGCATTATTCACAAGATTTTGCTGAGTCTTCTTTCGAAGATATGGATACGTCATTTTCGCATCTTCAACCTCGAAGGCAAAGGAGGCGTCAATTACCTTCTAGTTACTGTCAAGAGCAGAATATTCCCACACCTCAATCGCTCGTGAGTTCAGATGGGAGCACATTTTCGAGGATTACATATGATAAGAGCCAAAGTTTAGATAATTATACACCGGATTTGGATACGAATCAAGAAATGACAGCGGAAGATGAGGAATTTTTTAGTGATTTCCAGGAATTCAGAAATAACAAGGATAATTTTGATCTTGCAATTAGGAACCATTTTAGATTACCATTGAAACCAACATATAAAGAGCCAACACTAGAGAATGATTTTACCAAGAAACTGAAGATTGGCCCAACTGCCAAAGTTCTTCGGCAGCCTCGCTCAATGTTCGAATTGAAAAGCCAGTTAAAGGATCGATTATTGACGCCGACTAATACTACGTTAGGCCCGTCAAGTAACAACCGGAACACAGGAAAAACAGCGGCAATGTCCTATGGGAATATAAAGGGACCGGAAAGAGgatattcaaatttgaaagtaaaaaaatCCATGCCAAGTTTATCGTCATACAGTCCAATTGTACAAAATGTTGATGATCATACTTTTACTTTAAATGATAGGCAATTCGATGAAGTAACAGATACCAATAATTTCCATACAGAAACTACCGAAATTTATAATGATAGCGATTTTATGGATATTGAAGCTGAAATTATCAAGCCACAGTTTCTTAATAAAGAACATATCTCCCCCCTAAACCTAAATGAATCAGCTCATATTTTGGAAGGAACCAAACCATTCTCAAATTCCCACCGAAGGGAGGAACACAACGATACAAATCGGCCCACACTTATGAGGGCAGATAGCAAGATTAGAAACAATAAAGAACAACGTTCAAAAATCGAAACCATCAAGCAACAAATAGACAGCAACGCTCTTATGTCTAAAGAAAGATCATCATATAATCCCTACACGAAAAAATGGGATGGCGGCAATAAACCCTTACGTAAATTCCAAAGCATGGGCACGCTGAACGAGAATTCATCTCCATTTGAAAGCGAAATTCCAAGATATACAGCCAAAGACATACGGTATCCTTCCAACAATATAAGATCGATAACTGTTAATCCAAAAATTGTAGGGAAAATGGCATTTGATGAGAAAAATCTGAGGTGGGTGAGCCTTaacgaaaatgaaataGATCCATTTGCTGAACTTAAAGATATATTACCTAGTATCGACAAGGAGAAACGTGATCCCTACATCTCTTCAAAATCGCAAGGCCAATTAGATAGGAGACATTCCAATATACAACGTTTTTCTAGAGCTAGCTCGGAACCGATACGACTGAACGGTAATGGAAGAACGCACGAGTCTACTAAGAGAAACGATAACAATACTAAATCTGCAGATATTTTTGAACTGAACTCTAAGCTGCTCGAAAGTTTCTACCACCATGAAAATAGATGGACCAAGAAAGTTGGTAGATGGTTTACAATGAAAAACAATCGTACAGAATGGGATACGCTTGCAacatttgaagatgaatcGGTGATAAgcaatgaaaataataggAACTATTTGTATGAGATCCGTGATATGGTGATTAATTCCAGCAAAACACGACCTTAA
- the KCH1 gene encoding Kch1p (similar to Saccharomyces cerevisiae YJR054W and PRM6 (YML047C); ancestral locus Anc_1.495), translating into MFKNDWKYSINSKVFDDIDPLLFLNHRFKTIIKYILSMWLMNLLQLALFISDIYTCIKLLAFNSWSNNLIKPYVSFKVSKWIFSGCILGSIALLLWEIICGIGIYRTRNISLTFVNNFSRNVYSMTEYPKFCIYDKISSKGAFQKIAFFTFFELKDCMRLLLTDTPRQVINGLTLWSALVTVHANADLGDLESFSGLINKLQRIAETNHQEAVILSFMLFSFIVWAFFMARLIVAMFCAFFVYFRLIKEQEYNGLKEYVCITVSRHVDELTETETRKKMGQDIYRTSLLAPSTSLLELELSDLERNPLSSVSNTAYASYNDSSMSLSNTQTNIKKHEKIVTNEFNYDSEHDFTPATAPIPIGSTLNNTFGGYHNNPSIEVPGLSGSNVYYNKSPQGSNAELYRNQAINNHKIRPTPIDQNVTLDSGPNSEVYMLKQSQHRHFNNDELEEPDEYNSQAIVTEEPSIIGYKNY; encoded by the coding sequence ATGTTCAAAAACGATTGGAAGTATTCtataaattcaaaagtGTTCGATGATATCGATCCGTTGCTTTTCCTCAATCATCGttttaaaacaataatCAAATACATCCTTAGCATGTGGTTAATGAATTTGCTTCAACTGGCGTTGTTCATATCGGACATTTATACCTGCATAAAACTTCTGGCATTTAACTCATGgtcaaataatttaattaaacCATACGTTTCATTCAAAGTTTCCAAATGGATCTTTAGTGGCTGTATCTTGGGATCAATAGCACTACTTCTTTGGGAAATCATTTGCGGTATAGGAATATATCGTACTAGAAATATCTCGCTCACTTTTGTCAACAATTTTTCCAGGAATGTATATTCTATGACAGAATATCCTAAATTCTGCATCTatgataaaatttcatCTAAAGGTGCCTTCCAAAAAATTGCATTTTTTACATTTTTCGAATTAAAAGATTGTATGAGATTATTGCTTACAGACACACCTAGACAAGTTATAAATGGGTTGACTTTATGGTCTGCTCTTGTAACAGTTCATGCTAATGCTGATTTGGGGGATCTTGAATCATTTTCTGGGTTGatcaataaattacaaagaatTGCAGAAACTAATCACCAAGAGGCCGTTATTCTTTCCTTTAtgttattttcttttatagtATGGGCATTTTTCATGGCTAGACTTATAGTTGCAATGTTTTGCgctttttttgtttattttagATTGATCAAAGAACAGGAATATAATGGATTAAAAGAATACGTCTGTATCACTGTGAGCCGTCATGTAGATGAACTAACAGAAACAGAAACAAGGAAAAAGATGGGTCAGGATATATACAGAACGAGCTTATTAGCACCATCCACATctttattagaattagagTTAAGCGATCTTGAAAGAAATCCATTAAGTTCTGTATCCAATACTGCCTATGCATCATATAATGATTCTTCGATGAGTCTGTCAAATACCCAAACTAATATCAAGAAACACGAAAAGATTGTAACGAACGAGTTCAACTATGATTCTGAACATGATTTTACACCTGCTACCGCCCCAATCCCAATAGGCTCTACTTTGAATAATACATTTGGTGGCTATCACAACAACCCGTCTATAGAAGTTCCTGGCCTTTCAGGTAGTAATGTTTACTATAATAAATCACCTCAAGGAAGTAATGCCGAGTTATACAGAAATCAAGCAATCAATAACCATAAAATACGGCCAACTCCAATCGATCAGAATGTTACGCTTGATTCTGGTCCTAATTCAGAAGTCTATATGCTAAAACAGTCCCAACATAGACATTTCAATAACGACGAATTGGAAGAACCTGACGAATATAATTCACAGGCAATTGTTACTGAGGAACCATCTATAATAGGATATaaaaattattag
- the ISY1 gene encoding Isy1p (similar to Saccharomyces cerevisiae ISY1 (YJR050W); ancestral locus Anc_1.486), translating into MSRNVDKANSVLVRFQEQKAYEETNYKDYSRYKRPTRVTKVKSLEEALEWKRQVQLEINNKTSRIFDITSSDRQIRDLNDELNDLIKERNRWNWHISNNLNGGTIVKNAQNKEKILGGKLIHGVRYFGRALELPEVQELIKNEKKERESRHSKIAKYIDLKRIPKYTKKTLYYNSRCLRKADLENIEKFEDHWRPILREYYKKEKIEEDTNETDEKGIDEGTKQLTRIPTIKEMETWLVERRRRKLLEELSL; encoded by the coding sequence atgaGTAGAAACGTGGACAAGGCAAACTCAGTTCTTGTAAGAtttcaagaacaaaaagCCTATGAAGAAACAAACTATAAAGATTATTCACGTTATAAGAGACCTACAAGGGTGACCAAAGTGAAATCTCTCGAAGAGGCATTGGAATGGAAAAGACAAGTTCAATtagaaatcaataataaaacaagCAGGATATTCGATATTACCTCTAGTGATAGACAAATTAGAgatttaaatgatgaattgaacGATTTGATTAAAGAACGGAATAGGTGGAATTGGCatatttctaataatttgaatggGGGAACCATAGTGAAGAATGCACAAAATAAGGAAAAGATATTGGGAGGGAAATTAATTCATGGAGTTAGATATTTCGGAAGAGCTTTAGAGTTACCGGAAGTTCAAGAGTTAATTAAGAATgagaaaaaggaaagagAAAGTCGTCATTCTAAAATAGcgaaatatattgatttaaaACGTATACCCAAATATACAAAGAAAACTTTATATTACAATAGCCGATGCCTTAGAAAGGcagatttggaaaatatagaaaaatttgaagatcaTTGGAGACCTATCTTAAGAGAATACTATAAAAAGGAGAagattgaagaagatactAATGAGACTGATGAGAAAGGGATAGATGAAGGAACAAAACAATTGACAAGAATACCTACGataaaagaaatggaaacaTGGTTAGTTGAACGGCGTAGAAGGAAGCTATTAGAAGAACTTTCTTTGTGA
- the RAD7 gene encoding UV-damaged DNA-binding protein RAD7 (similar to Saccharomyces cerevisiae RAD7 (YJR052W); ancestral locus Anc_1.492) has protein sequence MIYRGRNRSSRSNIKGPNSALTQFLQEEGISAETIRQRWLEQQQKSASASPAPGDGTANAAQADKVEDEREKSEALPSSDEEIILEKSSINLEKRMNLVQDDSDEEEYEDTSLTTISRSPSVVALDDELRKKRTREVLKTRQRKRKRAAKLLDRRTTKIATLQDMAIAKISESITSWEREKDQGENTVFAHLRDVLGGISIDNMNNLAKTLSKNRALDDKTLQLFLKTDLTDLAFHDCSKLSFEGYKTLAIFSPHLTKLSLQMCGQLNNESLLYIAEKLPNLTSLDLDGPFLINEDTWDTFFVEMKGRLKAFRISNTHRFNDKSLASLLVNCGEELVSLGLSRLDSISNYALLPQYLKNEHFHSLSLEYPFNEDDITDEVVINILGQVGKNLKTLVLDGCLELTDSMIINGMCAFLHDGNNCSLLETLSLAELDQITNDSLVYFFSEISLPHLVKCSLKRCLQVGDAAIIELMLNKGQQSLKELSLNSLKELTCEAFISLSCENLQSLDLGFVRCVDDKVIEEISSRNPNLELIDVFGDNLVTEKAKIKQRLVLIGRQSDSI, from the coding sequence atgatttaCAGAGGCAGAAATAGATCTTCAAGGAGTAATATCAAAGGTCCTAACTCAGCACTGACCCAATTTTTACAAGAGGAAGGTATCAGTGCAGAAACAATTAGACAAAGATGGttagaacaacaacagaaaTCTGCCAGCGCAAGCCCTGCTCCTGGTGATGGTACTGCAAATGCAGCTCAAGCTGATAAGGTTGAAGATGAACGTGAAAAATCTGAAGCTCTTCCCAGCTCTGACGAAGAAATAATACTGGAAAAATCTAGTataaatttggaaaagaGAATGAATTTAGTTCAAGATGAtagtgatgaagaagaatatgaagatACATCTTTGACTACGATATCAAGAAGTCCTTCTGTGGTAGCTCTAGACGATGAACTTAGAAAGAAGAGGACAAGGGAAGTTCTGAAAACTAGACAAAGAAAGAGGAAAAGAGCAGCAAAATTATTGGACAGACGTACTACTAAAATAGCTACTCTTCAAGATATGGCAATAGCTAAGATTAGTGAAAGTATTACTTCATGGGAACGAGAGAAAGATCAGGGAGAGAATACTGTCTTTGCCCATTTGAGAGACGTTTTGGGGGGTATTTCCATTGATAATATGAACAATCTTGCCAAGACACTCTCCAAAAATAGAGCATTAGATGATAAAACGTTGCAACTTTTCTTGAAAACCGATTTAACAGATCTAGCGTTCCATGATTgttcaaaattatcattcgAAGGCTACAAAACTTTAGCGATCTTTTCACCGCATCTTACAAAATTATCTCTCCAGATGTGTGGACAGTTAAATAACGAGTCTTTGCTTTACATTGCAGAGAAGTTACCGAATTTAACATCATTAGATCTTGATGGAccatttttaataaatgaagATACCTGGGATACATTTTTTGTTGAAATGAAAGGAAGATTAAAGGCATTCCGTATTTCTAATACTCATAGATTTAATGATAAGTCACTTGCCTCTTTATTGGTAAATTGTGGTGAGGAATTGGTGTCCTTAGGTTTATCAAGGTTAGATTCAATCTCTAATTATGCCTTATTACCACAGTACCTAAAAAATGAACATTTCCATAGTTTATCATTGGAATATCCgtttaatgaagatgatataaCGGATGAAGTTGTGATTAATATTCTGGGGCAAGTTGGGAAGAACTTAAAGACGTTGGTTTTGGATGGTTGCCTTGAATTGACGGATtcgatgataataaatggaATGTGTGCATTTCTTCATGACGGAAATAATTGTTCCTTATTGGaaacattatcattagcTGAACTCGATCAAATAACAAATGACTCATTGGTATATTTCTTCAGTGAAATATCTCTTCCGCACTTGGTTAAATGCAGTTTGAAGAGATGTCTTCAAGTAGGCGATGCGGCTATAATTGAGCTGATGTTAAACAAAGGTCAACAATCTTTGAAAGAGTTAAGTctcaattcattaaaggAACTAACGTGCGAAgcatttatttctttaagCTGTGAAAATTTACAAAGCCTTGACCTTGGTTTTGTAAGATGCGTTGATGATAAAgtaattgaagaaatttcgAGCCGGAACCCCAATTTAGAATTGATAGACGTTTTTGGAGATAATCTAGTAACAGAAAAGGcaaaaattaaacaacGTTTGGTTCTAATTGGCAGACAAAGTGATAGtatataa